ACTCTTCCTCCTGCCCAGGATCAGAGTCTTTACACTCTTCCTCCTGCCCAGGATCAGAGTCTTTACACTCTTCCTCCTCCAGCCCAGGATCAGAGTCTTtacactcttcctcctcctgcccAGGATCAGAGTCTTTACACTCTTCCTCCTGCCCAGGATCAGAGTCTTTACACTCTTCCTCCTGCCCAGGATCAGTGTCTTTACACTCTTCCTCCTGCCCAGGATCAGAGTCTTTACACTCTTCCTCCTGCCCAGGATCAGTGTCTTTACACTCTTCCTCCTGCCCAGGATCAGAGTCTTTACACTCTTCCTCCTGCCCAGGATCAGTGTCTTTACACTCTTCCTCCTGCCCAGGATCAGAGTCTTTACACTCTTCCTCCTGCCCAGGATCAGAGTCTTTAAACTCTTCCTCCTCCAGCCCAGGATCAGAGTCTTTACACTCTTCCTCCAGCCCAGGATCAGAGTCTTTACACTCTTCCTCCTGCCCAGGATCAGAGTCTTTACACTCTTCCTCCTGCCCAGGATCAGAGTCTTTACACTCTTCCTCCTGCCCAGGATCAGAGTTTCTACAAGGCACTATGGGGTCTGGGGGCGAGGGGCAGGGCGCCCCCCTCTGGCTGCCGTTCAGCAGTGCTGGACCGGGACCTGGACAGGTGGTGTTGGAGGCAGCGCTGAGACACAGGGAGTTTGTCTGAGCATCAGGGCTACTGCTGGTCTGCCCAAGCCTGCTACTGGACTTATGGGAGTTGGAGTTCAGGGGCTGCTGAGCATGGCCGTCGCTCTCAATATGGCCGCCGacgtcatcctcctcctctccttcctccttgtTGAGGTCAGGTGAAGAAGAGGAAGGGGAAGCTGCGGTGGAGTTTTGTCTGAGCAGGTCGCCCCCTTCACTGTTCTCCTTCACAGTCGTTAAGGGGGCACAGTGGGAGGCGGCGATGACGGGCACAGGGGGCGCAGACGGGAGGTCATCCTTGGATCCATGCGACTCCCCAGAGCGGAGGCACCGTTTGGCCCTTTTGAGGAGCGGCGAGGCATCCCTCCCCACAGCACCCGACGTCTCCTTGCGCCTCCCTTCACAGTTCTCAACCTTCTCCGAACCAccaacaccctctctctctgagcaggACAGGACCCTCTTCCTGGGGCTTGACCATGTCTCCCCGTCCACCGAGGCGGCCTTGTGGTGGGCTACCTTTCCCCGGTGACCCCCAGGCTTCTCTGAGGCACCGGCCTGGTCGTCCTGTCTCTTCTTGGGAGAGCGTGGGGCCTTGCTGCCGGGGAGGGGTGAACCCTGACCCTCATCCGGCTGGGCGATACTGCGATTCCTGAGGGTTCGGCCACAGAAGTTCTCGTCCAATCCATTGAGCCCGACCGATGACCTTGTGACGCGCGAGGAACGTGACGCGGCCATGCCAAGGCGGGCGGCTACCGGCGTCTCATCGTGCTGCTCGCTCCTCTGCTACAGAACGGGGGCACCTGGGAGCATAGAGGAGACAGAGGTTATAAAGCTTCGTAAGGGATCCATTAGGCTTTAAATTATTCATCTAGGGGCTTAAGTCCTAAAGGAAATTTACTTGAAAGGGAAAAATCTTTTAtaagaaaaacatgtttttatatcaACATAGAACGCTGAACCAGGTTCTATCAACGCTGAACCAGGTTCAGCGTTGGGAGATGTTATACTGACAGAGGGTGAATAAGGTAAGAGAATCAGAGAtgctacagctgaagtcggaagtttacatacacttaggttggagtcattaaaactcgttttttcaaaccactccacaaatttctcgttaacaaactatagttttggcaagtcggttaggacatctactttgtgcatgacacaagtacaatTTCCAacatgtttacagacagattatttcacttaatcacaattcctgtgggtcagaagtttacatacactaaattgactgtgcctttaaacagcttggaaaattccagaaaatgatgtcatgactttagaagattctgataggctaattgatatcatttgagtcaattggaggtgtacctgtggatgcatttcaaggcctaccttcaaactcagtgcctctttgcttgacatcatgggaaaatcaaatcagtctgattcatccttgggagcaatttccaaacgcctgaaggtaccacgttcaactgtacaaaaaaatagtacacaagtataaaccccatgggaccacgcagccgtcataccgctctggaaggagacgcgttctgtctcctagagatgaacgtactttggtgcgaaaagtgcaaatcaatcccagaacagcagcaaaggaccttgtgaagatgctggaggaaacaggtacaaaacgagtcctatatccacagtaaaacgagtcctatattgacatgacctgaaaggccgctcagcaaggaagaagccactgttccaaaaccgccataaaaaagccagactacggttttcaactgcacatggggacagagatcgtactttttggagaaatgtcctctggtctgatgaaacaaaaatataactgtttggccataatgaccatcgttatgtttagaggaaaaatggggaggcttgcaagccgaagaataccatcccaaccgtgaagcacgggggtggcagcatcatgttgtgggggtgctttgctgcaggagggactggtgcacttcacaaaatagatggcatcatgaggacggaaaatgatgtggatatattgaagcaacatctcaagacatcagtcaggaagttaaagcttggtcacaaatgggtcttccaaatggacaatgaccccaagcatacttccgaagttgtggcaaaatggcttaaggacaacaaagtcaaggtattagagtggccatcacaaagccctgacctcaatcctatagaagatttgagagcagaactgaaaaagtgtgtgtgagcaaggaggcctacaaacctgactcagttacagcagctctgtcaggaggaatgggccaaaattcacccaacttattgtgggaagcttgtggaaggctacccgaaacgtttgacccaagttacacaatttaaaggcaatgttaccaaataccaattgagtatatgtaaacttctgacccacttggaatgcgatgaaagaaataaaagctgaaataaatcattctctctactattattctgacatttcacattcttaaaataaagtggtgatcctaattgacctaagacagggaatttttattaggattaaatgtcaggaattgtgaaaaactgagtttaaaatgtatttggctaaggtgaatgtaaacttccgacttcaactgtacactgaCAGAGGGTGAATAAGGGCAGGGCAGTATCTTTCATCTCGTGCCAGTTCAAAGAAATGTCAGCCTAGCTTTGATGATTCAGCTGTGAGTGCTCTGTGTGGGGAAACAAGTAGACTGGAGCACTAGgtcgcatcccaaatggtaccctatatagcgcactacttttcgAAGGGCCATAGGActctctggtcaaaaatagtgcgctagatagggagccatttggggtCTCGCTCTCTCAATACCACCCCAGACCTTCATTCCTTttttttctcatctctctctctctctctctctctctctctctctctctctctctctctctctctctctctctctctctctctctctctctcacacacacacacacacacacacacacacacacacacaaaacgctGGTAATCTGACTGGTCTCCAGTCAGAGACCGCATTTATTTAGGGAGATGTCAAAACATTACCTTTTCATTCAAGACAGGAGAAACATTGTTTAAGATGATAATAAATGTTAGAGAAACAAGTTGAGGGGAAAAAGTAACTAACTTTCAAGCAAGTCAAGCTAGCTTGACGGGGGGGGCCATTTTAACCATTGCCTCATGCATGGGAAATGGCCCCCCATGGTGGAACACAGAACACGACATCAATTACAACTAGGGACaaagtttttatatatttttttatttaactaggcaagtcagttaggaacaaattcttatttacaatggacgGCATTCCCccggcctaacccggacgacgctgggtcaattgtgcgccaccgTATGGGAAAAGTACCCTTGCTGCATAAACTCTGACCTCATCACCTTCTCGGGTCTCTATATCTACAACTCATTGCCCTTGACCACATAAAGAATCGGGCTTGCCATTCCGTTTCCTACCTGGCATTTAGAATAGGCCTATAAATAGTTCAAATCAGTGCTTCTTAAATTATGGGTCTGGACCCAGAGTGGGCCCTGGgtatccctgtagctcagttggtagagcatggtgtttgcaacgccagggttgtgggttcgattcccacggggggccagcacagggaagaaatgtatgcattcactactgtaagtcgctctggataagagcgtctgctaaatgactaaaatgtaaaaaaaaatgtaaaaaatgggtATGTGAGAGTTGCGAGTTAAGGCTGTTGGAGGGCGTTTTGGGTCGCAAGAGGATGGTTAATATCTCATTTGGGTCTCAAACAGATACTTTATTAAtaattatattttttaaattaatttaacctttattaaagtAGGTAAgacagttaagaataaattcttatttacaatgacggcctacctcagCCAAACAGCTGTTCAGTCTGTCAATAACACAAGTATAAACCTGTACTACTGGGCACCGAGGTTAAATTGCTACAGCTGTAGACAACACAGCATAATGGTTTCCTCCTTAATaacaccccatagagctctctccacaccaccacccccccatagagctctccacaccaccacccccccatagagctctctacacaccaccaccaccaccccatagagctctctacacaccaccaccaccccatagagctctctacacaccacccccccatagagctctctacaccaccaccaccccatagagctctctacacaccaccaccaccccatagagctctctacacaccaccaccccatagagctctctacaccaccaccaccccatagagctctctctacacaccaccaccaccccatagagctctctacaccaccaccaccaccaccccatagagctctctacaccaccaccaccaccccatagagctctctacacaccaccaccaccaccccatagagctctctacacaccaccaccaccccatagagctctctacacaccaccaccaccccatagagctctctacacaccaccaccccatagagctctctacaccaccacccccccatagagctctctccacaccaccaccaccaccccatagagctctctacaccaccaccaccccatagagctctctacaccaccaccaccccatagagctctctacacaccaccaccccatagagctctctacacaccaccaccccatagagctctctacacaccaccaccaccaccccatagagctctctacacaccaccaccccatagagctctctacacacc
Above is a window of Salmo salar chromosome ssa03, Ssal_v3.1, whole genome shotgun sequence DNA encoding:
- the LOC106596416 gene encoding ZZ-type zinc finger-containing protein 3; the encoded protein is MAASRSSRVTRSSVGLNGLDENFCGRTLRNRSIAQPDEGQGSPLPGSKAPRSPKKRQDDQAGASEKPGGHRGKVAHHKAASVDGETWSSPRKRVLSCSEREGVGGSEKVENCEGRRKETSGAVGRDASPLLKRAKRCLRSGESHGSKDDLPSAPPVPVIAASHCAPLTTVKENSEGGDLLRQNSTAASPSSSSPDLNKEEGEEEDDVGGHIESDGHAQQPLNSNSHKSSSRLGQTSSSPDAQTNSLCLSAASNTTCPGPGPALLNGSQRGAPCPSPPDPIVPCRNSDPGQEEECKDSDPGQEEECKDSDPGQEEECKDSDPGLEEECKDSDPGLEEEEFKDSDPGQEEECKDSDPGQEEECKDTDPGQEEECKDSDPGQEEECKDTDPGQEEECKDSDPGQEEECKDTDPGQEEECKDSDPGQEEECKDSDPGQEEEECKDSDPGLEEEECKDSDPGQEEECKDSDPGQEEECKDTDPGQEEECKDTDPGQEEEGKDSDPGQEEECKDSDPGQEEECKDSDPGQEEECKDSDPGQEEECKDSDPGQEEECKDSGECPAPILVSFEEDSSTPHLSVREEEVDVVGDSVCREEVVTATEEEVEVTPTEEEESCGGGINGWSFTSIIIINNNIRNVNNINNNSGESTMPLLAPQHPQTHLAPPLSPAHRPPPSQSPTNTGTP